In Archangium violaceum, the following are encoded in one genomic region:
- a CDS encoding styrene monooxygenase/indole monooxygenase family protein, giving the protein MANIAIVGAGQAGLFLGFGLLEDGHDVTLFSEHTPEAILNGRIPSGMGLFEDAVKKEAALGLTFWEDVMTRGEGAILELINPDGGVGLRISPPVPRPHRSVDQRLKNSRWMRELERRGASVRIVPLANPDELDAHVSGFDLVVVATGKGSLSSMFSRDPQRSPFDEPQRHITGFHVKNFRPELRSGTIRVLPGLGEVVITPFYGRENIQGRFLLLEGIPGGPLDLLSHELPGRELLEKCKQTLLELLPGQLDDLREAELPTEQCWLRGTITPTVRRPVGRLASGRVVIGLGDALMLHDPLAAQGGNNATHMADFYRTRIREHAGRPFTAEWMQRTFDDFWLDYGQYAMGVTAGLLMPPAPHQQAVLASAHHVPAVATALINGLYDPRALFPWFVDPAVTREFLLSQGVPPPLLEQLWRPS; this is encoded by the coding sequence ATGGCGAACATCGCGATCGTAGGCGCGGGCCAGGCGGGGCTCTTCCTGGGCTTCGGTCTGCTCGAGGACGGACACGACGTCACACTGTTTTCCGAGCACACCCCCGAGGCGATCCTGAATGGCCGGATTCCCTCCGGGATGGGGCTCTTCGAGGACGCGGTGAAGAAGGAAGCCGCGCTGGGACTCACGTTCTGGGAAGACGTGATGACGCGGGGAGAAGGCGCCATCCTCGAGCTGATCAACCCCGATGGAGGCGTCGGGCTGCGCATCAGCCCTCCCGTCCCGCGGCCCCATCGAAGCGTCGACCAGCGGCTGAAGAACTCACGGTGGATGCGGGAGCTGGAGCGCCGTGGCGCGTCCGTTCGCATCGTCCCCCTGGCCAATCCGGACGAGCTCGATGCGCACGTCTCGGGCTTCGACCTCGTCGTGGTCGCCACGGGCAAGGGTTCGCTCTCCAGCATGTTCTCGAGAGATCCCCAGCGGAGCCCCTTCGACGAGCCGCAGCGCCACATCACCGGCTTCCACGTGAAGAACTTCCGCCCCGAGCTCCGCAGCGGAACCATCCGGGTCCTGCCGGGACTGGGCGAGGTGGTCATCACCCCGTTCTATGGCCGGGAGAACATCCAGGGACGCTTCCTCCTCCTCGAGGGCATCCCCGGTGGACCGCTCGATCTTCTCTCGCACGAGCTGCCAGGCCGCGAGCTGTTGGAGAAGTGCAAGCAGACCCTCCTCGAGTTGCTCCCCGGACAGCTGGATGACCTGCGGGAGGCGGAGCTTCCCACCGAGCAGTGCTGGCTTCGCGGCACCATCACCCCCACCGTCCGCCGTCCGGTGGGCCGACTGGCCTCGGGCAGGGTCGTGATCGGCCTGGGCGACGCCCTCATGCTTCATGACCCGCTGGCCGCGCAGGGAGGAAACAACGCGACCCACATGGCGGACTTCTACCGGACCCGCATCCGGGAACACGCCGGGCGTCCCTTCACGGCGGAGTGGATGCAACGGACCTTCGATGACTTCTGGCTCGACTATGGCCAGTACGCGATGGGCGTGACGGCCGGCCTGCTCATGCCTCCTGCTCCTCACCAGCAGGCGGTCCTCGCCTCGGCGCACCATGTGCCCGCCGTGGCGACGGCGTTGATCAACGGCCTGTACGACCCCAGGGCCCTCTTCCCCTGGTTCGTCGATCCCGCCGTCACCCGCGAGTTCCTGCTCTCCCAGGGCGTCCCACCACCGTTGCTGGAGCAGCTCTGGAGGCCTTCGTAA
- a CDS encoding LysR substrate-binding domain-containing protein — protein sequence MELRHLRYFSAVADTLHFGRAARRIHVSQPTLSQQIRQLEEELGSPLFERARSGVRLTQAGELFRTYASRALEDVDAGRVAVSALRGLATGTLRVGYPPSMRGVVVPALAAVLRGHPRLALSAEEAVVRRVERRLTDGKLDVGLGYSPARSPDLDAEPVFDSRLGLVVARGHPLAGAESVGAKQLAGESFALLSRGLRVRARVDAYFDAMRLAPHIALESNAVATVLAMVRAGLAITVLPEPRLPDAERLVVKRLSPAPRTELAALLWRKGAPRTPAAELFAAEVRARSKEDAG from the coding sequence ATGGAGCTCCGCCACCTGCGCTACTTCTCCGCCGTCGCGGACACGCTGCACTTCGGACGCGCCGCGCGGCGCATCCACGTCTCGCAGCCCACGCTGTCGCAGCAGATCCGCCAGCTCGAGGAGGAGCTCGGCTCGCCGCTCTTCGAGCGCGCGCGCAGTGGCGTGCGGCTGACGCAGGCGGGAGAGCTGTTCCGCACGTACGCCTCACGCGCGCTGGAGGACGTGGACGCTGGCCGGGTGGCGGTGAGCGCGCTGCGCGGGCTGGCCACGGGGACGCTGCGCGTGGGCTACCCTCCGAGCATGCGCGGTGTCGTGGTGCCCGCGCTGGCCGCGGTGCTGCGCGGACACCCTCGCCTGGCGCTGAGCGCCGAGGAGGCGGTGGTGAGGCGGGTGGAGCGGCGGCTCACGGACGGCAAGCTGGACGTGGGACTGGGGTACTCGCCCGCGCGCTCACCGGACCTCGACGCGGAGCCCGTCTTCGATAGCAGGCTGGGACTCGTCGTGGCGAGGGGGCACCCGTTGGCTGGAGCGGAGTCCGTGGGGGCGAAGCAGCTCGCGGGCGAGTCGTTCGCGTTGCTCTCGCGAGGGCTGCGCGTGCGCGCGCGAGTGGACGCCTACTTCGATGCCATGCGGCTCGCGCCGCACATCGCGCTCGAGTCGAACGCGGTGGCCACGGTGCTCGCGATGGTGCGCGCGGGTCTCGCCATCACCGTGCTGCCCGAGCCGCGACTCCCCGACGCCGAGCGCCTGGTGGTGAAGCGGCTGTCCCCGGCACCGCGAACCGAGCTCGCGGCGCTCCTCTGGCGCAAGGGCGCGCCGCGCACCCCCGCGGCGGAGCTGTTCGCGGCGGAGGTGCGCGCGCGGTCGAAGGAGGACGCCGGGTGA
- a CDS encoding ATP-binding protein — protein sequence MNSSSARATVTVVFLFTDIEGSTRLLQAHPDAYRSAVRRHHELLRQAVETQGGVVFETVGDAVYASFPRPAEALAAALEGQRALHAEPWGELGTLKVRMGLHLGEVEPQGSHYFGAPLYRCARLMSTAHGGQIVLSGVVATAVSEPGALPGGASLRDLGEHRLKDLPEPEHIYQLVHPALPAEFPPLRSLEPRPHNLPSPPSAFVGRWRELAELQRRLRDPKVRLLTLTGPGGTGKTRLSLQAGHHMLDEFRDGVWFVELASVSDPALVPSAIAQVLGVKADGERTELECLKERVRGRQMLLLLDNFEQVTTAAPVVVDLLRAGAELKVLVTSRALLWVSGEHDYPVPPMALPDLKALPPAERLMEFDSVRLFVERATAVRSDFRLSEENAAAVAEICSRLDGLPLAIELAAARVRQFPPPMLLRRLPSRLALSASNLGDLPARQRTLRGAIAWSYDLLSVEERALFRQLGVFVGGCTFQAVEAVCEGTEGFDILDGLASLADKSLLRQDVEPDGEPRFLILETIREYAWERASAEGNPAGLRQRHAAYFLALAEEADGRLRGPEQLVWFDRLGREHDNVRAALSWALENAEAEVALRLCVAMMWFWGNRGHLAEGRRWAEAALQKGRGAPEGLRAKALLVAASLGTEQGDFAVARTHCLEALELLRPLGDLHGIAMSLSVLGNATRGLGDPVKARGYDEESLSLRRQLGDARGAAYVLRKLGWDALARRDYAAARAYFEENVAIFRGLGDRMYFAAGLSDLGRMALAEGDFATARTRLEECLGLLRETGDPHEIAHCLTELGRVGLGEGDYPRATAPCDEALAHYRALGAKTGIATALHVRGLVALRRGELALAESLFEESLSVCREQGDKCRIAASLVGLARLAGMQQQPDRAAGLLAAAQALLERSGSALDRIDQTEFDEAVVHARGELGDTLFAAVWAEGTAMTPEQAVVAYRRGKGPFAKS from the coding sequence ATGAATTCCTCCAGCGCCCGGGCCACCGTCACCGTCGTCTTCCTCTTCACCGACATCGAGGGCTCGACCCGGCTGCTGCAGGCACACCCGGACGCGTACCGGTCCGCGGTCCGCCGCCACCATGAGCTGCTCCGGCAGGCGGTCGAGACCCAGGGCGGCGTCGTGTTCGAGACGGTGGGGGATGCCGTCTATGCCTCCTTCCCCCGGCCGGCGGAGGCCCTGGCGGCGGCGCTGGAAGGCCAGCGCGCGCTCCATGCGGAGCCCTGGGGCGAGCTGGGCACCCTCAAGGTGCGGATGGGCCTGCACCTGGGAGAGGTCGAGCCCCAGGGGAGCCACTACTTCGGCGCTCCCCTCTACCGGTGCGCCCGCCTGATGTCGACGGCGCACGGCGGGCAGATCGTGCTCTCCGGGGTCGTCGCCACGGCGGTGTCCGAGCCCGGTGCGTTGCCCGGGGGCGCGTCGCTTCGGGACCTGGGCGAGCACCGCCTCAAGGATCTTCCAGAGCCCGAGCACATCTACCAGTTGGTGCACCCCGCGCTGCCGGCGGAGTTCCCACCGCTGCGTTCGCTCGAGCCCCGGCCGCACAACCTCCCGTCCCCGCCGAGCGCGTTCGTCGGCCGGTGGCGGGAACTGGCCGAGCTCCAGCGGCGGCTGAGAGATCCGAAGGTGCGCCTGCTCACGCTGACGGGGCCGGGGGGGACCGGCAAGACGCGGCTCTCCCTTCAGGCCGGGCACCACATGCTGGACGAGTTCCGCGATGGGGTCTGGTTCGTGGAGCTGGCGTCGGTCTCGGACCCGGCGCTGGTTCCGTCGGCGATCGCCCAGGTCCTCGGCGTCAAGGCGGACGGAGAACGGACGGAGCTGGAGTGCCTGAAGGAGCGCGTCCGCGGCCGGCAGATGTTGCTGCTGCTGGACAACTTCGAGCAGGTCACCACCGCCGCGCCGGTCGTGGTGGACCTGTTGAGGGCGGGCGCGGAGCTCAAGGTGCTCGTCACCAGCCGGGCCCTGCTGTGGGTCTCGGGCGAGCACGACTACCCGGTCCCGCCGATGGCGCTTCCGGATCTCAAGGCCCTCCCCCCGGCGGAGCGGCTGATGGAGTTCGATTCGGTCCGGCTCTTCGTCGAGCGGGCGACGGCGGTGCGGAGTGACTTCAGGCTGTCCGAGGAGAACGCGGCCGCGGTGGCGGAGATCTGCTCGCGGCTGGACGGCCTGCCGCTGGCCATCGAGCTGGCGGCCGCGCGTGTCCGCCAGTTCCCCCCTCCGATGTTGCTGCGCCGCCTCCCGAGCCGGCTGGCGCTCTCGGCGTCCAACCTGGGGGATCTGCCCGCGCGGCAGCGGACGCTGCGGGGGGCCATCGCCTGGAGCTACGACCTGCTCTCCGTCGAGGAGCGGGCGCTCTTCCGCCAGCTGGGGGTGTTCGTCGGAGGCTGCACGTTCCAGGCGGTGGAGGCGGTGTGCGAGGGGACGGAGGGGTTCGACATCCTCGACGGCCTCGCGTCATTGGCGGACAAGAGCCTGCTGCGCCAGGACGTGGAGCCGGATGGGGAGCCACGTTTCCTCATCCTGGAGACGATCCGCGAGTATGCCTGGGAGCGGGCCTCGGCCGAGGGCAACCCGGCCGGATTGCGCCAGCGGCACGCCGCGTACTTCCTGGCATTGGCGGAGGAGGCGGACGGGCGGCTCCGGGGGCCGGAACAGCTCGTCTGGTTCGACCGGCTGGGCCGGGAGCACGACAACGTGCGCGCGGCGCTGAGCTGGGCGCTGGAGAACGCGGAGGCCGAGGTGGCGCTCCGGCTCTGCGTGGCCATGATGTGGTTCTGGGGCAACCGGGGACACCTGGCGGAGGGGCGCCGCTGGGCCGAGGCGGCATTGCAGAAAGGCCGCGGAGCACCGGAAGGTCTGCGGGCCAAGGCGCTCCTGGTGGCGGCGTCCCTGGGGACCGAGCAGGGCGATTTCGCGGTGGCGCGGACGCATTGCCTGGAGGCCCTGGAGCTCCTGCGCCCGCTGGGAGACCTGCACGGCATCGCCATGTCGCTCAGCGTGCTGGGAAACGCGACGCGCGGCCTGGGGGACCCCGTGAAGGCCCGCGGGTACGATGAGGAGAGCCTGTCGCTGCGGAGGCAACTGGGCGATGCCCGGGGCGCGGCCTACGTGCTTCGAAAGCTGGGCTGGGATGCGCTGGCCCGGCGCGACTACGCCGCGGCCCGCGCGTACTTCGAGGAGAACGTGGCCATCTTCCGGGGCCTGGGAGACCGGATGTATTTCGCGGCCGGCCTCTCCGACCTGGGACGCATGGCGCTGGCCGAGGGAGACTTCGCCACTGCGCGCACCCGGCTGGAGGAGTGCCTGGGCCTGCTGCGCGAGACGGGGGATCCGCACGAGATCGCCCATTGCCTGACGGAGCTGGGGCGGGTGGGGTTGGGCGAGGGGGACTATCCGCGCGCCACGGCTCCCTGCGACGAGGCCCTGGCGCACTACAGGGCGCTGGGGGCGAAGACGGGGATCGCGACCGCGCTGCACGTGCGCGGGCTGGTCGCGCTGCGCCGGGGCGAGCTGGCGCTGGCGGAATCGCTGTTCGAGGAGAGCCTGTCCGTGTGCCGCGAGCAGGGCGACAAGTGCCGCATCGCCGCGTCGCTCGTGGGCCTGGCCCGGCTGGCGGGGATGCAGCAGCAGCCAGACCGTGCCGCGGGCCTGCTCGCCGCGGCGCAGGCCCTGCTCGAGAGGAGTGGGAGCGCGCTCGACCGGATCGATCAGACGGAGTTCGACGAGGCCGTCGTTCACGCGCGCGGCGAGCTGGGAGACACCCTGTTCGCCGCCGTCTGGGCCGAGGGCACGGCGATGACTCCCGAGCAGGCCGTCGTCGCATACCGCAGGGGCAAGGGCCCTTTCGCGAAGAGCTGA
- a CDS encoding acetolactate synthase large subunit, which translates to MKASDLFVKALEAEGVRCVFGLPGEENLDLLESLRASGVRFVLTRHEQAAGFMAATWGRLTGRAGVCLATLGPGATNLVTAAAYAQLGAMPMVMLTGQKPIKAGKQGHFQIVDVVGMMRPLTKSTRTLVSSEHVPSAVREAFRRAEEERPGATHLELPEDVARESSDAVPLVPSAYRRPVADESSIALAVEAIASARRPLLMIGAGANRKLTSEMLRVFVDRVGMPFFSTQMGKGVVDETHPLWMGTAALSDGDFVHRAIDASDCIVNVGHDVIEKPPFVMRDKHRTVVHLNFSSAEVDPVYFPQVEVTGDIANAVWRIAEGVGSRSHWDFAPFERARAGLDAQLARGTDDERFPIYPARLVAEVRRAMPDDGIVCLDNGMYKLWFARYYRCRRPNTLLLDNALATMGAGLPSAIAARLVHPRRKVLAVCGDGGFMMNSQELETAVRLKLDLTVVVVRDDGYGMIRWKQGTMGLPDFGMELGNPDFVRYAEAYGARGHRPASASEFGSTLSRCLESGGVHVIDLPIDYSDNTRALGAGVEDGAAH; encoded by the coding sequence ATGAAGGCATCGGATCTGTTCGTCAAAGCGCTCGAAGCGGAGGGCGTGCGCTGCGTCTTTGGACTCCCTGGCGAGGAGAACCTGGACCTGCTCGAGTCGCTGCGTGCCTCGGGGGTGCGCTTCGTCCTCACCCGCCACGAGCAGGCCGCGGGCTTCATGGCCGCCACGTGGGGCAGGCTCACCGGGCGCGCGGGCGTGTGTCTCGCGACGCTGGGGCCTGGCGCCACCAACCTCGTCACCGCCGCGGCGTACGCCCAGCTCGGTGCCATGCCCATGGTGATGCTCACCGGGCAGAAGCCCATCAAGGCTGGCAAGCAGGGCCACTTCCAGATCGTCGACGTCGTGGGGATGATGCGACCGCTCACCAAGTCCACCCGCACGCTCGTCTCCTCGGAGCACGTCCCCTCGGCGGTGCGCGAGGCCTTCCGCCGGGCCGAGGAGGAGCGCCCCGGTGCCACGCACCTGGAGTTGCCCGAGGACGTGGCGCGAGAGTCCTCCGACGCCGTGCCCCTCGTGCCCAGCGCCTACCGCCGACCCGTGGCCGACGAGTCCTCCATCGCCCTGGCCGTCGAGGCCATCGCGTCCGCCCGCCGTCCGCTGCTCATGATTGGCGCGGGCGCCAACCGCAAGCTCACCTCGGAGATGCTCCGCGTCTTCGTGGACCGGGTGGGAATGCCCTTCTTCAGCACCCAGATGGGCAAGGGGGTGGTGGATGAGACCCATCCGCTCTGGATGGGGACCGCGGCGCTCTCCGATGGGGACTTCGTCCACCGGGCCATCGACGCCTCGGACTGCATCGTCAACGTGGGCCACGATGTCATCGAGAAACCGCCGTTCGTCATGCGTGACAAACACCGCACGGTGGTCCACCTGAACTTCTCGTCGGCCGAGGTGGACCCCGTGTACTTCCCGCAGGTGGAGGTGACCGGCGACATCGCCAACGCGGTGTGGCGCATCGCGGAGGGGGTCGGCTCGCGCTCTCACTGGGACTTCGCTCCCTTCGAGCGCGCCCGGGCCGGGCTGGACGCGCAGCTCGCGCGCGGCACCGACGACGAGCGCTTCCCCATCTACCCCGCGAGGCTCGTCGCCGAGGTGCGGCGCGCGATGCCGGACGATGGCATCGTGTGTCTGGACAACGGCATGTACAAGCTCTGGTTCGCCCGCTACTACCGCTGCCGCCGGCCCAACACACTGCTGCTCGATAACGCGCTCGCGACGATGGGGGCGGGGCTCCCATCCGCCATCGCGGCCAGGCTGGTCCATCCCCGGCGCAAGGTGCTCGCGGTGTGTGGCGACGGCGGGTTCATGATGAACTCGCAGGAGCTCGAGACGGCGGTGCGTCTGAAGCTGGACCTGACGGTGGTCGTGGTGCGCGACGACGGCTACGGGATGATTCGCTGGAAGCAGGGGACGATGGGGCTCCCGGACTTCGGCATGGAGCTGGGCAACCCGGACTTCGTCCGTTACGCGGAGGCGTACGGCGCGCGCGGACACCGCCCGGCGAGTGCCTCGGAGTTCGGGTCCACCCTCTCGCGCTGCCTGGAATCGGGCGGAGTGCACGTCATCGACCTGCCCATCGATTACTCGGACAATACGCGCGCGCTCGGAGCCGGGGTCGAGGACGGCGCCGCGCACTGA
- a CDS encoding ABC transporter permease, translating into MNLYAIRAIYRFEMARTFRTLMQSIASPVLSTSLYFVVFGSAIGSRMGEINGVSYGAFIIPGLLMLSLLNESISNASFGIYMPRWSGTIYEVLSAPVSYVEVVIGYVGAAATKSVMLGVLILATARVFVPYEIAHPLWMACFLVLTAVTFSLFGFIIGVWADGFEKLQVIPLLVITPLTFLGGAFYSINMLPPVWQKITLFNPVVYLVSGFRWSFYGASDVNVTISVGMTLVFLTLCLVAVRWIFKTGYKLKA; encoded by the coding sequence ATGAACCTGTATGCGATTCGAGCCATCTACCGGTTCGAGATGGCGCGCACCTTCCGCACGCTGATGCAGAGCATCGCCTCTCCGGTGCTGTCCACGTCGCTGTACTTCGTGGTGTTCGGCTCGGCGATCGGCTCGCGCATGGGGGAGATCAACGGCGTCAGCTACGGGGCCTTCATCATCCCCGGCCTGCTCATGCTGTCGCTGCTGAACGAGAGCATCTCCAACGCCTCGTTCGGCATCTACATGCCGAGGTGGTCGGGCACCATCTACGAGGTGCTGTCCGCACCGGTGTCCTACGTCGAGGTGGTGATTGGCTACGTCGGCGCCGCGGCCACCAAGTCGGTGATGCTGGGGGTGCTGATCCTGGCGACGGCCCGGGTGTTCGTGCCCTACGAGATCGCGCATCCCCTGTGGATGGCCTGCTTCCTGGTGCTGACCGCGGTGACCTTCAGCCTGTTCGGCTTCATCATCGGCGTCTGGGCGGACGGCTTCGAGAAGCTGCAGGTCATCCCGTTGCTCGTCATCACCCCGTTGACCTTCCTCGGGGGCGCCTTCTATTCCATCAACATGCTGCCGCCGGTCTGGCAGAAGATCACCCTGTTCAACCCGGTGGTGTATCTGGTCAGCGGCTTCCGCTGGAGCTTCTACGGCGCCTCCGACGTCAACGTCACCATCAGCGTCGGCATGACCCTGGTCTTCCTCACCCTCTGCCTGGTCGCCGTGAGGTGGATCTTCAAGACGGGGTACAAGCTGAAGGCCTGA
- a CDS encoding SAM-dependent methyltransferase, producing the protein MGEGSLIVVGTGISPVGQLTTEAIAWMRRADKVLYIVSNPVSVAVIQDLNPRGAESLVGLYADGKLRTDTYEEMVERVLTCVRAGQLTCLALYGHPGVFAYPSHEAIRRARREGYRAQMLPGISAEDCLFADLGVDPKTGCQSYEATDFLLYRRPLDVSSAVILWQIGAIGDWTYKQERYDLSALPLLVERLLPFYSEDHEVCLYQASTLPGCEPTIRRLPLKRLAEADIPPSMTLYIPPARPPEVDEAMVERLRALRAPQGGR; encoded by the coding sequence ATGGGCGAAGGTTCCTTGATCGTCGTCGGCACCGGCATCAGTCCGGTCGGCCAGCTCACCACCGAGGCCATCGCCTGGATGCGCCGGGCGGACAAGGTGCTGTACATCGTGTCCAATCCGGTCTCGGTGGCGGTGATCCAGGACCTGAACCCGCGCGGTGCGGAGTCGCTGGTGGGCCTCTATGCCGACGGCAAGCTCCGCACGGACACCTATGAGGAGATGGTCGAGCGCGTGCTGACGTGCGTGCGCGCCGGCCAGCTCACGTGTCTGGCACTGTATGGTCACCCGGGCGTGTTCGCCTATCCCTCACACGAGGCGATCCGGCGCGCGCGCCGCGAGGGTTATCGCGCCCAGATGCTCCCGGGCATCTCGGCCGAGGACTGCCTGTTCGCCGACCTCGGTGTCGACCCGAAGACCGGCTGTCAGTCCTATGAGGCCACCGACTTCCTGCTGTACCGGCGCCCCCTCGATGTGTCGAGTGCCGTCATCCTCTGGCAGATCGGCGCCATCGGTGACTGGACCTACAAGCAGGAGCGGTATGACCTCTCGGCGCTGCCGCTGCTGGTGGAGCGCCTGCTCCCGTTCTACTCCGAGGACCACGAGGTGTGCCTCTACCAGGCCTCGACGCTCCCGGGGTGTGAGCCCACCATCCGCCGTCTTCCCCTGAAGCGGCTCGCGGAGGCGGACATCCCCCCGTCCATGACCCTGTACATTCCTCCGGCCCGCCCTCCCGAGGTGGACGAAGCCATGGTCGAGCGGCTGCGTGCACTCAGGGCTCCCCAGGGGGGCCGGTGA
- a CDS encoding cytochrome P450, which translates to MAPPRIPLPHLLQLHQWVAHPLRFMEESARRYGDSFVMQFPNTPPFLFTRDLEMIRQVFTGKPEDLHVGPVNRVLEAVVGKHSLLLLDGQEHIQERRMMTPPFHGERMLAYGLSMRESASRSIDRWPRSGAFTLHEVFQDITLDIILKTVFGLSEGATLERFRELFVRMLNMGSANAVLYLSALLPAERLHRVLAVGRDPIQLGPVKADVSWALPWTQLSRLMREVDTYLFTEMERRHAEGVEKREDVLSMLMQARDEHGQPMSDQQLRDEAITLLAAGHETTATTLSWAFHFVLQHPEVEEKLRAELHQVAGTGPLAPEQVNRLEYLDATLKETLRLVPVAPAVGRVLQRPMKVGEWELPAGMAVMACSYLTHRRPDLWPEPERFNPERFMGKRPGPHEYFPFGGGARRCLGMAFANYEMRIVFAEVLRRVKLRPATPYAFRVARRGVTLTPEGGVPVVVESRS; encoded by the coding sequence ATGGCGCCTCCTCGCATCCCGCTGCCGCACCTCCTTCAACTCCACCAATGGGTCGCCCACCCCCTGCGGTTCATGGAGGAGTCGGCACGCCGTTACGGCGATAGCTTCGTGATGCAGTTTCCCAACACCCCTCCGTTCCTCTTCACCCGAGACCTGGAGATGATCCGCCAGGTCTTCACCGGCAAGCCGGAGGATCTCCACGTGGGACCGGTGAACCGGGTACTGGAGGCGGTGGTGGGAAAGCACTCCCTGCTGCTGCTCGATGGCCAGGAGCACATCCAAGAGCGGAGGATGATGACACCTCCCTTCCACGGTGAACGGATGCTGGCCTACGGACTGTCCATGCGCGAGTCCGCCAGCCGTTCCATCGACCGGTGGCCGCGGAGCGGGGCCTTCACCCTCCACGAGGTGTTCCAGGACATCACCCTGGACATCATCCTCAAGACGGTCTTCGGCCTCTCCGAGGGAGCGACACTCGAGCGCTTCCGCGAGCTGTTCGTGCGGATGCTGAACATGGGCTCGGCGAACGCCGTGCTGTACTTGAGCGCCCTGCTCCCGGCGGAGCGGCTGCACCGGGTGCTCGCGGTGGGGAGGGACCCCATCCAGCTCGGGCCGGTGAAGGCCGATGTGAGCTGGGCGCTGCCGTGGACCCAGCTCAGCCGTCTCATGCGAGAGGTGGACACGTACCTCTTCACGGAGATGGAGCGGCGCCACGCCGAGGGCGTCGAGAAGCGCGAGGACGTCCTGTCGATGCTCATGCAGGCGCGTGACGAGCACGGCCAGCCCATGTCCGACCAGCAGTTGCGTGACGAGGCCATCACCCTCCTGGCGGCCGGGCACGAGACCACCGCGACCACGCTCTCGTGGGCCTTCCACTTCGTCCTCCAGCACCCCGAGGTGGAGGAGAAGCTCCGGGCGGAGCTCCACCAGGTGGCGGGAACGGGGCCACTGGCTCCCGAGCAGGTGAACCGGCTGGAGTACCTGGACGCGACCTTGAAGGAGACGTTGCGTCTGGTGCCCGTCGCGCCCGCCGTGGGCCGGGTGCTGCAGCGGCCGATGAAGGTGGGCGAGTGGGAGCTGCCCGCCGGCATGGCCGTGATGGCGTGCTCCTATCTCACGCATCGCCGCCCGGACCTGTGGCCAGAACCCGAGCGCTTCAACCCGGAGCGCTTCATGGGCAAGCGGCCCGGGCCCCACGAATACTTCCCCTTTGGAGGCGGGGCCCGGCGCTGCCTCGGCATGGCCTTCGCCAATTACGAGATGCGGATCGTCTTCGCCGAGGTCCTCCGCCGGGTGAAGCTCCGGCCCGCCACGCCCTACGCGTTCCGGGTGGCGCGGCGCGGTGTCACCCTGACGCCCGAGGGAGGGGTGCCCGTCGTCGTCGAGTCGCGGAGCTGA
- a CDS encoding ABC transporter ATP-binding protein, which translates to MQPIISVKNLSKTYASGFQALKSIDLEIRRGEIFALLGPNGAGKTTLISVICGIVSPSGGTVLADGHDIASDFRAAREKIGLVPQELSTDAFESVWATVNFSRGLFGKPRNPAYIEKVLRDLSLWDKKDARIMTLSGGMKRRVLIAKALSHEPQILFLDEPTAGVDVELRHDMWQMVRGLRESGVTIILTTHYIEEAEKMADRIGVINKGELILVEDKAVLMHKLGKKQLTLTLRNRLERIPEALTGLALELSGDGNTLVYTFDTQAEETGIATLLRRLGEHGIDFKNLQSSESSLEDIFVSLVRARS; encoded by the coding sequence GTGCAGCCAATCATCTCCGTCAAGAACCTCAGCAAGACGTACGCCTCGGGTTTCCAGGCGCTCAAGTCCATCGACCTGGAGATCCGGCGCGGGGAGATCTTCGCGCTGCTGGGCCCCAACGGGGCTGGAAAGACCACGCTGATCAGCGTCATCTGCGGGATCGTCAGTCCCAGCGGAGGCACGGTGCTCGCCGATGGGCACGACATCGCATCGGACTTCCGCGCGGCCCGGGAGAAGATCGGCCTGGTGCCACAGGAGCTGTCCACCGACGCCTTCGAGAGCGTCTGGGCCACGGTGAACTTCAGCCGGGGCCTGTTCGGCAAGCCGCGCAACCCGGCCTACATCGAGAAGGTGCTGCGCGACCTGTCTCTGTGGGACAAGAAGGACGCCCGCATCATGACGCTGTCCGGCGGAATGAAACGCCGGGTGCTGATCGCCAAGGCGCTGTCGCACGAGCCACAAATCCTCTTCCTCGATGAACCCACCGCGGGCGTCGACGTCGAGCTGCGCCACGACATGTGGCAGATGGTGCGTGGCCTGCGTGAGAGCGGGGTGACCATCATCCTGACCACGCACTACATCGAGGAGGCCGAGAAGATGGCCGACCGGATCGGGGTGATCAACAAGGGTGAGCTCATCCTGGTCGAGGACAAGGCGGTGCTGATGCACAAGCTGGGCAAGAAGCAGCTGACGCTGACCTTGCGCAACCGGCTGGAGCGCATCCCCGAGGCGCTGACCGGGCTCGCGCTCGAGCTGTCCGGCGATGGCAACACGCTGGTCTACACCTTCGATACCCAGGCGGAGGAGACCGGCATCGCGACGCTGCTGCGGCGGTTGGGGGAGCACGGCATCGACTTCAAGAACCTGCAGTCCAGCGAGAGCTCGCTGGAGGACATCTTCGTCAGCCTGGTGAGGGCACGGTCATGA